From the Quercus lobata isolate SW786 chromosome 6, ValleyOak3.0 Primary Assembly, whole genome shotgun sequence genome, one window contains:
- the LOC115994120 gene encoding uncharacterized protein LOC115994120: MKQGDAHGKFIITHILFAFLLGFVAAAATCYYQQRKSKAVTVTVTAVRDQTNIPRLERTESGRVGKLERFSHYVARQMGFSDASECPQLCKLAYDYLRKSEGCENSIYDYFSNEPDAKSLYRKLIGEFETCILSYFAFHWGHASLMISQVLNEESADSERKAKLKDLVLAATRKQRFERVTKNLKVARVFTTLVEEMKAINGSAPKGGDSVITEVMAPMAHSKRSPVLLLMGGGMGAGKSTVLKEILEEPFWSEAKANAVLVEADAFKESDVISRALSRSRGHHQQMLHTAELVHQSSTDAASSLLVTALNEGRDVIMDGTLSWEPFVEQTIDMARAIHKCRYRMGVGYKVAEDGTITENYWEMVKEGDEEEQPKENGEAPKRKPYRIELVGMICDPYLAVVRGIRRAILMGRAVRVNSQLNSHKRFASAFLRYSQLVDNARLFCTNSTGGAPKLIAWKDGDNKPLIDPEKINCLTAASNLNAEAQSIYELYADSSQISGPGSIWKDIVLSPSRASLQQELRACIQRIENPEPV; the protein is encoded by the exons ATGAAGCAAG GTGATGCTCATGGTAAATTCATTATCACACACATCCTTTTTGCCTTCTTGCTCGGATTCGTAGCAGCTGCAGCCACATGTTATTACCAACAGAGGAAGTCTAAGGCTGTAACTGTGACTGTAACTGCAGTGAGAGACCAAACTAACATTCCACGGCTAGAGAGGACAGAATCCGGCCGTGTTGGAAAGCTTGAAAGATTCTCCCACTATGTTG CTAGGCAAATGGGGTTTTCAGATGCAAGTGAATGTCCCCAACTTTGCAAGTTAGCTTACGATTATTTGAGGAAATCCGAAGGTTGTGAAAATTCCATCTATGATTATTTTTCTAATGAACCAGATGCAAAATCTCTCTACAGGAAGTTGATTGGAGAGTTTGAAACATGTATCCTCAGTTATTTTGCTTTTCATTGGGGTCATGCTTCTCTTATGATTAGTCAG GTTTTGAATGAGGAGTCTGCAGACAGTGAGCGAAAAGCAAAGCTCAAGGACTTGGTGTTGGCAGCTACAAG GAAACAGAGATTTGAGAGGGTGACAAAGAATTTGAAGGTGGCAAGGGTGTTCACTACATTGGTGGAGGAGATGAAAGCAATAAACGGCAGTGCACCTAAGGGTGGTGACTCAGTAATTACCGAGGTAATGGCGCCGATGGCTCACAGTAAGAGGAGTCCGGTGCTGCTTCTCATGGGTGGTGGCATGGGAGCTGGCAAGAGCACAGTCCTAAAAGAGATTCTTGAAGA ACCATTCTGGTCCGAAGCAAAAGCAAATGCCGTGTTAGTAGAGGCAGATGCTTTCAAAGAGTCTGACGTTATTTCCAGAGCTCTAAGTCGTTCTAGAGGTCATCACCAGCAAATGCTTCATACTGCTGAACTT GTGCACCAATCTTCCACTGATGCTGCATCATCGCTACTAGTAACTGCACTTAACGAAGGACGGGATGTGATCATGGATGGCACTCTATCATGGGAGCCCTTTGTTGAGCAAACAATTGATATGGCTCGTGCCATTCACAAATGTCGTTACCGAATGGGGGTAGGTTACAAGGTTGCAGAGGATGGCACCATTACTGAAAACTACTGGGAGATGGTAAAAGAAGGAGACGAAGAAGAGCAACCAAAAGAAAATGGAGAAGCCCCCAAGAGAAAACCTTATAGAATCGAGTTGGTTGGGATGATTTGTGATCCTTATTTAGCTGTTGTTAGGGGCATcag GAGAGCTATACTAATGGGAAGGGCAGTGAGAGTTAATTCTCAGTTGAATTCCCACAAGAGATTTGCTAGTGCTTTTCTAAGATACAGCCAACTCGTTGATAATGCGAGGCTCTTTTGCACCAATTCTACGGGTGGTGCACCTAAG TTGATAGCATGGAAAGATGGGGACAACAAGCCGCTAATTGATCCTGAGAAAATTAACTGTTTGACAGCAGCAAGCAATTTGAATGCTGAAGCCCAATCCATATACGAGCTTTACGCAGACTCAAGCCAAATATCCGGGCCCGGATCAATTTGGAAAGACATCGTTTTGTCACCTTCAAGGGCAAGCCTTCAACAGGAGCTAAGGGCTTGTATTCAAAGAATTGAAAATCCAGAGCCCGTTTAA